One Lysinibacillus fusiformis genomic window carries:
- a CDS encoding histone protein, translating to MAKKIKKNKIEEAVAEKKAKKKADKKKLEKKLAKKKAEKKVEKKATNKKDKKKNSKKAA from the coding sequence ATGGCCAAAAAAATTAAGAAAAACAAAATTGAAGAAGCGGTAGCAGAAAAAAAAGCAAAGAAAAAAGCTGACAAAAAGAAACTTGAGAAAAAATTAGCGAAGAAAAAAGCTGAGAAAAAAGTAGAAAAGAAAGCTACTAACAAAAAAGATAAAAAGAAAAACAGCAAGAAAGCAGCCTAA
- a CDS encoding ABC transporter ATP-binding protein → MITFDNVSKKYENDQVAVNAINLEIKKGEFFVIIGPSGCGKTTLLKMINRLIQLTEGTIRINEKRISDYNIHELRWNIGYVLQQIALFPHMTIEENIAIVPELKKWRLPHIQQRVRELLAMVGLDPDKYSQRKPKELSGGEQQRVGVVRALAADPEIVLMDEPFSALDPISRTKLQDDLLELQRAIQKTIVFVSHDMQEALKLGDRICVMKDGEIVQIGTPQEIIQNPINDFVKEFIGVKEQMFNVFNIQQVMEPVADGEFEHTVSSTDSVQVILRKLAQHECLAVEKNGDKIGVITRQSMIEFLAKDASQRGDTIG, encoded by the coding sequence GTGATAACATTTGACAATGTCTCGAAAAAATATGAAAACGATCAAGTTGCGGTGAACGCGATTAATTTGGAGATAAAGAAGGGGGAATTCTTTGTCATAATCGGGCCTAGTGGGTGTGGCAAAACAACCTTACTAAAAATGATTAATCGTTTAATTCAGTTAACTGAAGGAACGATACGTATTAACGAAAAGAGAATAAGTGACTATAACATCCATGAGCTACGATGGAATATCGGCTATGTGTTACAACAAATCGCGCTATTTCCGCATATGACAATAGAAGAAAATATAGCCATAGTACCTGAACTGAAAAAATGGCGTCTTCCGCATATCCAGCAACGAGTGCGAGAGTTATTGGCAATGGTCGGACTTGACCCAGACAAGTATAGCCAACGAAAGCCTAAGGAGCTTTCAGGGGGAGAACAACAAAGGGTTGGCGTTGTTCGTGCATTGGCAGCGGACCCCGAGATTGTTTTAATGGATGAGCCATTTAGTGCGCTAGACCCGATTAGTCGTACGAAATTACAAGATGACCTTCTTGAGCTTCAACGTGCGATTCAAAAAACAATTGTTTTTGTATCACATGATATGCAAGAAGCTTTGAAATTAGGTGATAGAATATGTGTGATGAAGGATGGGGAGATTGTACAAATCGGTACGCCTCAAGAAATTATTCAAAATCCAATCAATGATTTTGTTAAAGAATTTATTGGAGTGAAAGAGCAAATGTTCAATGTTTTTAATATCCAACAGGTTATGGAACCGGTTGCTGATGGTGAATTTGAACACACAGTTTCTTCTACAGATTCTGTGCAAGTAATCTTGCGTAAATTAGCTCAGCATGAATGTCTGGCGGTAGAAAAAAATGGGGACAAAATAGGTGTGATAACAAGACAATCAATGATTGAATTTTTAGCTAAAGATGCCTCACAAAGAGGTGATACAATTGGCTAA
- a CDS encoding ABC-2 transporter permease produces the protein MFSLIRKDFFLQKNLFLIYIVMLLFFPLLVKSPVFVGFIFSLSFIVSAYSFDEKDNINILLNSLPYTRKEIVSSKYIGALLFTLIFISVMYVGDVVLNGNNALFLWKETLLIIGLVMIAMSFLFPFLYKFKMQYLNTAMVALIVIYVLTISFFIKNLNDVIRELIRKFLTLQEIQIYFFAILTILILYIGSWLLSIRIYDRKVF, from the coding sequence GTGTTTAGCCTGATACGAAAGGATTTTTTCTTACAAAAGAACTTATTTTTAATATACATTGTCATGTTATTATTTTTTCCGTTGTTAGTGAAATCACCTGTGTTTGTAGGATTTATTTTTAGTCTATCATTTATCGTGAGTGCTTATTCTTTTGATGAAAAAGATAACATTAACATTTTGCTCAATTCGCTTCCATACACGCGCAAGGAAATTGTCAGCTCAAAATATATTGGGGCATTACTATTTACTTTAATATTTATTAGCGTTATGTATGTTGGAGATGTTGTTTTGAATGGAAATAATGCGTTGTTTTTATGGAAAGAAACGCTGCTCATTATTGGGCTTGTTATGATCGCAATGTCCTTTCTTTTTCCGTTCTTATATAAATTTAAAATGCAATATTTAAATACTGCTATGGTTGCGTTAATTGTCATCTATGTGTTAACAATAAGTTTTTTCATTAAAAATTTAAATGATGTTATCAGAGAATTGATAAGAAAATTCCTGACTTTACAAGAAATCCAAATTTATTTCTTTGCTATACTGACGATCCTTATTTTATATATTGGATCGTGGTTACTATCCATTCGTATTTATGACAGAAAAGTATTTTAA
- a CDS encoding ABC transporter permease subunit yields MNIFLREMKAFRKSLIIWSIGMLFLVGSGMAKYAGLATSGQSMNEIWSTMPKSLQAIMGTGALDISKVSGYFGVLYIYLVLMATIHAVMLGATIIAKEERDKTAEFLFVRPVSRTSIISAKLLAAVVNIVSLNMITGVSCIYLVGKYSEGESVNADIAIAMTAMLILQLLFLFIGSAIASVSKKPKLAASISTGILLMTYLLSIAIDLNEKLAIMKYISPFKYFEAKIVMNGGGLDSKFIVLSLFIIVILTMITFVFYSRKDLKI; encoded by the coding sequence TTGAACATTTTTTTGCGGGAAATGAAAGCTTTTCGGAAGTCTTTAATAATCTGGAGTATTGGCATGCTATTTTTAGTTGGTTCTGGTATGGCTAAATATGCGGGGTTAGCCACTTCAGGTCAATCGATGAATGAGATATGGTCTACAATGCCAAAGTCCCTACAGGCAATCATGGGAACGGGTGCGCTTGATATTTCTAAGGTAAGCGGTTATTTTGGTGTACTGTATATCTATTTAGTATTAATGGCGACAATACACGCTGTCATGCTAGGGGCTACTATTATTGCAAAAGAAGAACGAGATAAAACAGCAGAATTCTTATTCGTAAGGCCTGTTTCTAGAACGAGCATTATTTCTGCAAAATTATTAGCCGCTGTAGTGAATATTGTTAGTTTAAATATGATTACAGGGGTTTCATGCATTTATTTGGTTGGGAAATACAGCGAGGGCGAATCAGTAAATGCCGATATCGCCATAGCGATGACAGCGATGCTGATTTTACAGTTACTATTTTTGTTCATTGGTTCTGCAATCGCGTCTGTCAGTAAAAAGCCAAAGTTAGCGGCATCGATATCGACTGGCATACTTTTGATGACCTATCTATTATCCATTGCCATTGATTTGAACGAAAAGTTGGCAATCATGAAATATATCTCACCATTTAAATATTTCGAAGCTAAAATCGTGATGAATGGTGGCGGATTAGATAGTAAATTTATTGTATTATCACTATTTATAATTGTCATACTTACAATGATAACATTTGTATTTTATAGCAGGAAAGACTTAAAGATATAG
- a CDS encoding DUF2975 domain-containing protein codes for MDQTIQSKEFRFLTKGLRTIFTMIMIFTILGLVVFGGLLILAIFVPEKAVNSILANGSVSAKLQFEGIQILLADQVAENIRFVKKSVVSLLVASTLYIAILLWIVMLVRNLLGNLSSGVIFSVANSKKIEWIAYSIVVISLTVGAFRTYIAYTVVQLFNLESQLVSIDWVKDVSFHFSGINWTLLLCGLVIWTIARVFRYGAFLQEEYDATA; via the coding sequence ATGGATCAAACAATCCAAAGTAAGGAATTTCGATTTTTAACAAAGGGATTACGCACCATTTTTACAATGATCATGATTTTTACGATTCTTGGCCTGGTTGTGTTTGGTGGTTTATTAATACTTGCTATTTTTGTACCAGAGAAGGCAGTAAATAGTATACTAGCAAATGGAAGTGTATCTGCTAAGTTACAATTCGAAGGTATACAAATATTGTTAGCAGATCAAGTTGCGGAAAATATCCGCTTTGTGAAAAAGAGTGTTGTATCCTTATTAGTGGCGTCTACACTGTACATAGCAATTTTATTATGGATTGTGATGCTAGTTAGAAATTTATTGGGTAATTTAAGTAGTGGGGTTATTTTTTCTGTAGCCAATAGTAAAAAAATAGAGTGGATTGCTTATAGTATTGTCGTGATAAGCTTGACAGTAGGGGCATTTCGCACGTACATTGCCTATACAGTGGTTCAACTTTTCAATTTAGAGTCGCAATTAGTCAGTATAGATTGGGTAAAGGATGTAAGTTTTCATTTTAGTGGCATTAATTGGACATTATTACTATGTGGTTTAGTCATTTGGACGATAGCGCGTGTATTTCGTTATGGCGCTTTTTTACAGGAAGAATATGATGCAACAGCTTAG
- a CDS encoding spore coat protein CotJB has product MYQLLEEIQAIDFVIVELNLYLDTHPHDYDAINQFNENTEKSMKLKIDFEQKYGPLMNFGRSFSNYPFNWIDTPWPWQV; this is encoded by the coding sequence ATTTATCAGCTCTTAGAGGAAATTCAAGCCATTGATTTTGTAATAGTTGAATTAAACCTTTATTTAGACACCCATCCTCACGACTACGACGCTATTAATCAATTTAATGAAAATACTGAAAAAAGTATGAAATTGAAAATAGATTTTGAACAAAAGTATGGACCACTTATGAATTTCGGAAGAAGTTTTTCAAATTATCCTTTTAACTGGATTGATACACCTTGGCCATGGCAAGTTTAA
- a CDS encoding GerAB/ArcD/ProY family transporter: MKGEIISARQFTIVVFLFSIGTSILIIPSMVTNANKQDAWIAAILGAVLSLLLVKLYISLGNRTPNSTFIEANEKILGKFIGKFTSVGFILLPLLSAGELFFFIGTFMHTETMPETPTIAFAILFSIIIIFATYLGVEVFARCAEILFPMFLFLFVVFVICISPQIDVKNVQPILDTPTTSLLVGILFFMSTFSFPLVVLLMIFPAAINEQKSAQKGFYIGTIAGGIVLTVIIALSILVLGATNTSHQSYPSYALAQNISIGNFLQRIEIIMAFMWIFTIFVRSYVYFYVSVKGLAQIFNIKDHRPLILPLGMISIAFSQILHPNIVHSINYNKETWPLFTLTIAILLPLLLLFVAKLRKIQCTEKVSNTINERVDVKEKNKNIN, translated from the coding sequence GTGAAAGGAGAAATTATTAGTGCGCGCCAATTTACAATAGTGGTCTTTCTCTTTTCCATAGGTACAAGTATATTAATTATTCCTTCGATGGTGACGAATGCGAATAAACAGGATGCTTGGATTGCGGCCATACTAGGAGCGGTATTAAGTTTATTATTAGTAAAGCTTTACATTTCTTTAGGAAATAGGACCCCTAATTCAACCTTTATTGAGGCCAATGAAAAAATACTAGGAAAATTTATTGGTAAATTTACATCCGTTGGTTTTATCCTTCTACCCTTGCTTTCTGCAGGAGAACTATTTTTTTTCATTGGGACTTTTATGCATACTGAAACCATGCCAGAGACACCTACAATTGCATTTGCTATCTTGTTTAGTATCATTATTATATTTGCTACTTATTTGGGGGTAGAGGTCTTTGCACGTTGTGCCGAAATACTATTCCCTATGTTTTTATTCTTATTTGTTGTATTTGTCATTTGCATTTCTCCACAAATAGACGTTAAAAATGTACAACCTATACTTGATACACCCACAACATCACTGCTAGTTGGTATATTATTTTTTATGAGCACCTTTTCTTTTCCATTGGTTGTATTATTAATGATTTTCCCCGCTGCTATTAATGAACAAAAGTCAGCTCAAAAGGGATTTTATATAGGTACAATTGCAGGAGGTATAGTATTAACTGTTATTATTGCGCTCTCCATACTTGTACTCGGTGCAACAAATACATCTCACCAATCTTATCCTAGCTATGCATTGGCTCAAAATATTTCAATAGGAAATTTTCTACAACGTATTGAGATAATAATGGCGTTTATGTGGATATTCACAATTTTTGTTAGATCGTATGTATATTTTTACGTATCAGTAAAGGGTTTAGCGCAAATATTCAATATAAAAGATCATCGACCGCTAATATTACCACTTGGCATGATTTCAATTGCATTTTCTCAAATTTTACATCCGAATATTGTTCATTCAATTAATTATAATAAGGAGACTTGGCCACTATTTACATTAACAATCGCCATTTTATTGCCCTTATTATTACTTTTTGTGGCAAAATTACGTAAAATTCAGTGTACTGAAAAAGTTAGTAACACAATAAATGAACGTGTTGATGTAAAAGAAAAAAATAAAAATATTAACTAA
- a CDS encoding ABC transporter ATP-binding protein yields the protein MNIIEINQLTKTYGKARGIMDVSFQVQEGEIFGFIGPNGAGKSTTIRTLLALIHPTSGSAKIFGKDCIEFAPDIAKEIGYLPSEVFYYDNMKVSDLLKYSASFYKKDCRARMHELVEIMELDTTKKIDDLSLGNKKKVGIVQGLLHEPKLIILDEPTSGLDPLMQQRFFDLLIEENKKGATILFSSHILGEVQRLCDRVAIIKEGKIVTVEKISNLQENNYKKIKIEAANVSDNAFVHIAGVNNLSVEGNLISFIFKGDINTVMRKIADIEITNIWIEEPDLEEIFMHYYESED from the coding sequence ATGAATATTATTGAGATAAATCAATTGACGAAAACTTATGGCAAAGCAAGAGGAATCATGGATGTTAGTTTTCAAGTACAAGAGGGAGAGATTTTTGGATTTATTGGACCAAATGGAGCCGGCAAATCGACGACAATTCGTACTTTATTGGCATTGATTCACCCAACAAGTGGCAGTGCCAAAATATTTGGGAAGGATTGTATCGAGTTCGCACCAGACATTGCCAAAGAAATAGGCTATTTACCTTCAGAGGTTTTCTATTATGACAATATGAAGGTTAGCGACTTACTAAAATACTCCGCTAGCTTCTATAAAAAAGATTGTCGAGCAAGAATGCATGAATTAGTGGAAATCATGGAGCTGGATACTACGAAAAAAATAGATGACCTATCCTTAGGAAATAAAAAGAAGGTAGGCATTGTGCAAGGACTTCTCCATGAGCCAAAACTAATTATTCTTGATGAGCCAACGAGTGGCTTAGACCCATTAATGCAACAACGATTCTTTGATTTGCTGATAGAAGAAAATAAAAAAGGGGCCACGATTTTATTTTCATCTCATATTTTAGGAGAGGTTCAGCGGTTATGTGATCGTGTGGCTATCATTAAAGAAGGTAAAATTGTAACCGTGGAAAAAATCAGTAATTTGCAAGAAAACAATTATAAAAAAATAAAAATAGAAGCAGCAAATGTCAGCGACAATGCTTTCGTTCATATAGCTGGTGTGAATAATCTAAGTGTAGAGGGTAACTTGATCAGCTTTATTTTTAAAGGTGATATTAATACGGTGATGAGAAAGATAGCTGACATAGAAATTACGAATATTTGGATAGAAGAGCCAGATTTAGAAGAAATCTTTATGCATTACTATGAGAGTGAGGACTAA
- a CDS encoding DMT family transporter has protein sequence MKGYVFLAISIVSEVFATMMLKLSEGFTVIGPSIAVAIGYGISFYCLSLCLKTLPLSLAYAIWSGISTALTVVVGIVVWGDVFNLYSAIGISLIIGGVILLNQGNPNEATASSS, from the coding sequence TTGAAAGGTTATGTATTTTTAGCAATATCCATTGTTAGTGAAGTATTTGCGACAATGATGCTCAAGCTCTCAGAAGGCTTTACAGTCATTGGTCCATCAATCGCAGTCGCAATAGGTTATGGCATTTCGTTTTATTGCTTGTCCCTTTGTTTAAAAACCTTGCCTTTAAGCCTGGCTTATGCCATTTGGTCAGGTATCAGTACGGCGTTAACAGTTGTAGTGGGTATTGTCGTCTGGGGAGATGTTTTTAATCTATACTCTGCCATTGGTATTTCGTTGATTATAGGCGGTGTCATCCTATTGAATCAAGGTAATCCCAATGAGGCTACAGCAAGCTCGTCATGA
- a CDS encoding DMT family transporter yields the protein MSAFGYLLISIVSEVFASSMLKLTNGFKRFLPTMGVVVGYGTAFYFLSLTLQSLPIGTAYAIWAGLGTALTAIVGVLLYKEYFSVKKLAGIAMIIAGVVVLNLAGGGH from the coding sequence ATGAGTGCTTTTGGTTATCTATTGATTTCAATTGTTTCTGAAGTTTTTGCGAGTTCGATGCTAAAACTGACAAATGGTTTTAAACGATTCCTTCCGACAATGGGGGTAGTTGTTGGATATGGGACAGCCTTTTATTTCTTATCCTTAACACTCCAATCATTACCGATTGGTACTGCCTATGCGATCTGGGCTGGATTGGGTACGGCATTAACAGCGATTGTAGGTGTACTGTTGTATAAAGAGTATTTCAGTGTGAAAAAGCTTGCAGGAATTGCCATGATTATTGCGGGCGTTGTTGTACTCAATCTAGCTGGTGGCGGACATTAA
- a CDS encoding ABC transporter ATP-binding protein, which produces MENVIELQHINKSFNGFQVKDLSITVKKGYVTGFIGGNGAGKSTTIKLIMNLLQQDSGSISIFGMDYKKNEKEIKQRIGFVYDENIFYEHLNLKEMKKIIQPAYKNWDDKAFQHYVYKFELPLNKKMKTFSKGMKMKASLAIALAHHAELIIMDEPTSGLDPIFRRELLNDLHDLMQDGDKTIFFSTHITTDLDRIADYITFIQNGEHIFTKEFYKIEEEYAIVKGTLDLLDRETEQEFISLRKTNSGFEALTAHKNRVANLFGDTIILEKPTLEDIMYYTKKGGELCV; this is translated from the coding sequence ATGGAAAATGTTATTGAATTACAACATATAAATAAATCATTTAATGGATTTCAGGTGAAAGATCTCTCTATTACCGTTAAAAAAGGCTATGTGACTGGATTTATAGGGGGAAATGGTGCTGGAAAATCGACAACAATCAAATTGATCATGAATTTATTACAGCAAGATAGTGGCTCTATTTCAATTTTTGGCATGGATTATAAAAAAAATGAGAAAGAAATAAAGCAACGTATTGGTTTTGTCTATGATGAAAACATTTTTTATGAACATTTAAATTTAAAGGAAATGAAAAAAATTATTCAACCAGCCTATAAAAATTGGGATGATAAGGCATTTCAGCATTATGTTTACAAGTTCGAACTGCCGCTGAACAAAAAAATGAAGACATTCTCAAAAGGCATGAAGATGAAAGCCTCGCTAGCTATTGCACTCGCACATCATGCAGAGTTAATCATTATGGATGAACCAACTTCTGGTCTCGACCCGATATTTAGACGAGAATTACTTAATGATTTACATGATCTAATGCAAGATGGGGATAAAACCATTTTCTTCTCGACCCATATAACAACAGATTTAGATCGCATAGCAGATTACATTACCTTTATTCAAAATGGCGAACATATTTTTACGAAGGAATTTTATAAAATTGAAGAGGAATATGCCATTGTAAAAGGAACGCTGGATTTATTGGATCGCGAAACGGAACAAGAGTTTATTTCACTGCGAAAAACGAACAGTGGTTTTGAAGCATTAACAGCGCATAAAAATCGTGTGGCAAACTTATTTGGAGATACTATTATTTTGGAAAAACCGACGCTTGAAGATATTATGTATTATACGAAAAAAGGTGGGGAATTGTGTGTTTAG
- a CDS encoding ABC transporter permease/substrate-binding protein has translation MPHKEVIQLANFFAVFNERKGQLVASLIEHVQISFIALFLAVVIAIPLGIYLTNKKKIAESIIGISAVLQTIPSLALLGLFIPLFGIGKFPAIIALVVYALLPILRNTFTGINEVDPSLKEAAMAMGMNTRKRLVKVELPLAMPVIMAGIRTAMVLIVGTATLAALIGAGGLGDIILLGIDRNNSALILLGAVPAAVLALVFDFLLKKLEALSFKRTLTALSAISVAALLMILLPLANYNDKKDIVIAGKLGAEPEILINMYKLLIEHDTDLHVQLKPGLGKTSFVFNALKARSIDIYPEFTGTAISEFLKEEAVNNNQEDVYNQAKEGMLEKFDMAMLSPMKYNNTYALAVSKELAETYNLQTISDIKAIQASIKAGFTLEFDDREDGYLGIQKRYGITLSNITTMEPKLRYQAMQTGDIDLLDAYSTDSEIRQYNLTVLADDQQLFPPYQGAPLLRKETLEKYPEIEKALSKLAHQITDDEMREMNYQVNVEGKNIANVAQTYLEKAGLLK, from the coding sequence ATGCCTCACAAAGAGGTGATACAATTGGCTAATTTTTTTGCAGTTTTTAATGAGCGCAAAGGGCAGCTCGTTGCATCATTAATAGAGCATGTTCAGATTTCATTTATTGCACTATTTCTGGCAGTGGTCATAGCTATTCCTTTAGGCATCTATTTAACGAATAAAAAGAAAATAGCGGAAAGTATTATCGGTATCAGTGCCGTTTTACAAACAATTCCTTCACTAGCGCTATTAGGTTTATTCATTCCGTTGTTTGGGATTGGCAAATTCCCTGCCATTATTGCCCTTGTTGTTTACGCACTTTTACCCATTTTAAGAAATACATTTACGGGCATAAACGAGGTGGATCCGTCTTTAAAAGAAGCTGCGATGGCGATGGGCATGAATACGCGAAAGAGATTAGTGAAGGTAGAACTGCCTCTCGCCATGCCGGTCATTATGGCGGGCATACGGACAGCTATGGTATTGATAGTTGGAACAGCAACCCTTGCTGCATTAATTGGCGCAGGCGGGTTAGGCGATATCATCTTGCTTGGTATTGACCGTAATAATTCAGCACTCATCCTATTAGGGGCGGTTCCTGCCGCAGTTTTAGCCTTAGTATTTGATTTTCTCCTCAAAAAACTGGAAGCACTGTCCTTTAAAAGGACGCTCACTGCATTAAGTGCTATAAGTGTTGCGGCATTGCTGATGATTCTTTTACCGTTAGCCAACTATAACGATAAGAAAGACATCGTGATTGCAGGAAAACTTGGAGCAGAGCCCGAAATTCTAATCAATATGTATAAATTACTTATTGAGCATGACACGGACTTACATGTGCAATTAAAACCTGGTCTTGGTAAGACCTCTTTTGTCTTCAACGCACTGAAAGCGAGGAGCATCGATATTTACCCAGAATTTACGGGCACGGCCATTTCTGAGTTTTTAAAAGAGGAAGCCGTCAATAACAATCAAGAGGATGTATATAATCAAGCAAAAGAAGGCATGTTGGAAAAGTTCGACATGGCCATGCTTAGCCCAATGAAATACAACAACACGTATGCACTTGCCGTTTCAAAAGAACTGGCTGAAACCTATAATTTGCAAACAATTTCGGACATCAAGGCAATTCAAGCATCCATTAAAGCTGGGTTTACATTAGAATTTGATGATCGAGAAGATGGTTATTTAGGTATTCAGAAGCGCTATGGCATCACGCTTTCTAATATTACAACGATGGAACCGAAGCTCCGGTATCAAGCTATGCAAACAGGCGATATTGATTTACTAGATGCCTATTCAACAGATAGTGAGATACGCCAATACAACTTGACCGTGTTAGCTGATGATCAACAACTATTTCCTCCTTACCAAGGGGCACCATTGTTGAGAAAAGAGACATTAGAGAAATACCCTGAAATTGAAAAAGCTTTAAGTAAACTTGCCCATCAAATTACGGATGATGAAATGCGTGAAATGAATTATCAAGTAAACGTAGAGGGCAAAAATATAGCAAACGTAGCACAAACGTATTTAGAGAAAGCAGGCTTGTTGAAATAG
- a CDS encoding helix-turn-helix domain-containing protein, producing MTIIIRLDRMLADRKMQLSELAEKVDVSIVNLSNLKTGKVKAVRFSTLNAVCKALNCQPGDILEYVEDEDD from the coding sequence ATGACGATAATTATTCGATTAGATCGCATGCTGGCCGATCGCAAAATGCAATTAAGTGAGCTAGCTGAAAAGGTTGATGTGTCAATTGTCAATTTATCTAATTTAAAGACAGGAAAGGTAAAGGCTGTGCGTTTTTCCACCTTGAATGCAGTATGCAAGGCATTAAATTGTCAGCCTGGAGATATTTTAGAATATGTTGAGGATGAAGATGACTGA
- a CDS encoding ABC transporter permease subunit: protein MNVFIHELKAYRKSTFVWTFSLIAIVVLFMSMFPAISKDITDFKKILGGFPEPVRKALGLEIENFGTILGFYSYMFVYLTLCGAIQAMHIGTSIVSKEVRDKTADFLLTKPVSRTKILTAKLLAVLTSVIMTNIVFLLGTTIMIAQVQTQSYSMKNFLLISLTLFFIQLIFLALGILVSIVFPNNKSVLTVSLGTVFTFFIIGILISTSGDGIKRYLSPFKYFEPAYIIDNSSYEMSYVLVGIGIVMIALGTSYSIYIKKDI, encoded by the coding sequence ATGAATGTTTTTATCCATGAATTAAAGGCTTATCGAAAATCAACGTTTGTTTGGACGTTTTCGTTAATCGCCATTGTCGTCCTTTTTATGTCGATGTTCCCTGCAATTTCAAAAGATATTACAGACTTCAAAAAAATATTGGGAGGTTTTCCTGAACCTGTAAGGAAAGCGCTGGGTCTTGAAATTGAAAATTTCGGTACCATATTAGGTTTCTATTCCTATATGTTTGTCTATTTAACGCTATGTGGAGCCATTCAGGCCATGCATATCGGTACGTCGATCGTTTCAAAGGAAGTACGTGATAAAACTGCAGATTTTCTTTTAACGAAGCCAGTTTCACGCACTAAAATTTTAACGGCTAAGCTGTTAGCGGTACTGACTAGCGTTATAATGACAAATATCGTGTTTTTATTGGGTACGACTATCATGATTGCTCAGGTTCAGACGCAATCGTATAGTATGAAAAACTTTTTATTGATTTCACTTACATTATTTTTCATACAGCTGATTTTTTTAGCGCTAGGCATACTCGTATCCATTGTTTTTCCTAACAATAAATCCGTACTAACCGTCTCTCTGGGTACTGTTTTTACATTTTTCATTATAGGGATACTTATCTCAACTTCTGGCGATGGCATAAAACGGTATTTATCACCCTTTAAATATTTTGAACCAGCGTATATCATCGATAATTCTAGCTATGAAATGTCCTATGTACTCGTAGGGATTGGTATTGTAATGATTGCTTTGGGTACGAGCTATAGCATCTATATAAAAAAGGATATATAA